From Selenomonas sp. AB3002, one genomic window encodes:
- a CDS encoding IS3 family transposase (programmed frameshift) produces MNRYSNEFKEEAVKRVLSGVPASQVAREIGVNVSSLYTWKARYIKHPEQPFVGSGKLRDEDAELRRLQRRIKDLEQENEFLKKASGLLCQEPEVIRYYYIEANRGKYPIAKMVRWANVSRSGFYAWLSRKPSPRDKSNDELLRIIKQIHEKSNKTYGSVRIFRKLRKKGIKVNHKRVERIMKANGIHGKARRKYKATTYSDHDMPVAENVLNRNFSAEHPGEKMVSDITYIPTDEGWLYLAGVMDLCGRKMVGVAMDSRMTKQLVMSALQDAINHTSDVNGCILHSDRGSQYCSKDYCQMAKQNGFTMSMSRKGNCWDNAPMESFWGTLKQEWLNEKHFRTRAEAKAAVFEYIWIFYNRQRIHSSNDYQTPEEYYMERMPVEKIAA; encoded by the exons TTGAACAGATACAGTAATGAATTTAAGGAAGAAGCCGTAAAAAGAGTCTTGAGCGGTGTTCCGGCCAGCCAGGTAGCCCGAGAGATAGGAGTCAACGTAAGTTCCCTATACACTTGGAAGGCAAGATACATAAAACATCCGGAGCAGCCCTTTGTCGGCAGTGGCAAGCTCCGTGATGAGGATGCCGAGCTAAGAAGGCTACAGCGGCGTATTAAAGACCTTGAACAGGAGAATGAATTCCTAAAAAAAGCGAGCG GCCTTCTTTGCCAAGAACCTGAAGTGATCCGATATTACTACATCGAAGCTAACCGCGGCAAATATCCGATTGCAAAGATGGTGCGATGGGCTAATGTATCCAGAAGCGGTTTTTACGCTTGGCTTTCCCGCAAGCCAAGCCCACGTGACAAAAGCAATGATGAGCTTTTACGTATCATTAAGCAAATTCACGAAAAATCCAATAAGACCTATGGTTCCGTGCGCATTTTCAGAAAGCTACGTAAAAAGGGGATTAAGGTCAACCACAAGCGTGTAGAACGTATCATGAAGGCAAACGGCATACATGGCAAGGCACGTCGTAAATATAAGGCTACAACATATTCAGACCATGATATGCCTGTTGCCGAAAATGTTCTCAACCGCAATTTTTCTGCGGAACATCCTGGGGAAAAGATGGTCAGTGATATAACCTATATCCCTACAGACGAAGGCTGGCTTTATCTAGCTGGGGTGATGGATTTATGCGGCCGTAAAATGGTAGGAGTGGCCATGGACAGCCGTATGACCAAACAGCTAGTTATGTCAGCTTTACAGGATGCCATAAATCATACCAGCGATGTAAACGGCTGCATCCTCCATTCTGACCGTGGAAGCCAGTATTGTTCCAAAGACTACTGCCAAATGGCAAAGCAGAATGGTTTTACGATGAGCATGAGCCGGAAAGGCAACTGTTGGGATAACGCTCCCATGGAAAGCTTCTGGGGTACATTAAAACAGGAATGGCTGAACGAGAAGCATTTCCGCACTCGCGCTGAAGCTAAGGCGGCTGTATTTGAGTATATTTGGATTTTCTACAACCGCCAGCGAATACATTCCAGCAACGATTACCAGACTCCGGAAGAATACTACATGGAGCGAATGCCCGTTGAAAAAATTGCTGCCTAA
- a CDS encoding hotdog fold domain-containing protein has protein sequence MSLSDNYCFACGKENPIGLKLDFVVQDDKYVARKVLAKEYQGYDGIAHGGILTTMLDEAMAGYLNKELGEKAVTARLDIRYRKPVPIGEELVISSWVESRKGSFVSMKGSIALPDGTIAVEGSGMPHTRFAGHPK, from the coding sequence ATGTCTTTGAGTGATAATTACTGCTTTGCCTGTGGCAAGGAGAATCCTATTGGCTTGAAACTGGATTTTGTGGTGCAGGATGATAAATATGTGGCAAGGAAGGTTTTGGCCAAGGAGTACCAGGGCTATGATGGCATTGCGCACGGCGGGATACTGACGACCATGTTGGACGAGGCTATGGCTGGGTATCTGAACAAGGAGCTGGGAGAGAAAGCTGTTACGGCAAGGCTGGATATACGCTATAGGAAGCCTGTTCCCATAGGAGAGGAACTGGTGATATCCAGCTGGGTGGAATCACGCAAGGGCAGTTTTGTGAGCATGAAGGGCAGCATTGCCTTGCCGGATGGCACTATTGCGGTGGAAGGCAGCGGAATGCCCCATACCCGCTTTGCTGGACACCCGAAATGA
- a CDS encoding helix-turn-helix transcriptional regulator: protein MTGETLAQFYMRKLPELRRKRDVTRKEVAQGVGVTLGKYDKWETGKALPKAGDVDRLAEYYGISIDEMLEITPEESAAINRQIIADAEQLPPEQRKNVLRVMRDGHPELFPDVF from the coding sequence ATGACTGGAGAAACGTTAGCGCAGTTTTATATGCGTAAGCTGCCGGAGCTTAGGCGGAAGCGGGATGTTACCCGCAAGGAAGTAGCCCAGGGAGTAGGAGTTACCTTGGGAAAATATGACAAGTGGGAGACTGGTAAAGCACTGCCTAAGGCCGGGGACGTGGACAGGCTGGCGGAGTACTATGGCATCAGCATAGATGAGATGCTGGAGATCACGCCGGAGGAGAGTGCTGCTATCAACAGGCAGATCATTGCGGATGCGGAGCAACTGCCGCCAGAGCAACGAAAAAATGTGCTGAGAGTGATGAGGGACGGCCATCCTGAGTTATTCCCTGATGTGTTCTGA